The sequence GTCTCGATCATCTGGCCGAAGAGCCGGGGCTCGGCCGCACTTGTCTGCTGCCCGGCTCCACCGGCCCAGGTGTTCAGGCTGAATTCGTTCCTGGCCTCGTCATAGAAATATATATACCCGGTCTGGCTGCCGGTCAGGGCGATCGCCTCGTCGAGGGCAAAATCCAGCAGGCCCGGGAGGCTTTCAGCCGGATACTGGTTGATCCGCAACAGGCTTTCCAGCCGGGCCTCGTTCAGCTTGATCGCCTCCAGGGCTTGCATGCGTTCGGTAATGTCGCGGCCGGTGCCGATGAGGCTCGTGATTTTGCCAGTCTCATCCTGGATCGCCTTGGTCGTCCAGCTCAGCCAGCGCCAGCCGTCCACTGTCCTGGCCCTTGCCTCAAAACTGCCCTGGTGGAGGGAAGAGGGCAGATTATCTTCCATCTGTTGCAAATCGTCGGGGTGCACAAGTGGCTTGTAGGCGGCGCCGATCAACTCCTCCGGCTTCTGGCCGAACAGCTTGCAGAAAGCAGGATTCACATAAAGGAAACGCCCTTCCAGATCTATCTTCACGATCAGGTCCTGCTGGCTTTCGATCAGGAGCCTGTATCTTTCCTCGCTCTCGCGCAGCGCCTGTTCGGCTCGCTTGCGCTCGTTAATGAACCTGGCCTGAAGCACATTCTGGTAGGCGTGTTTCGACAACTGGCTGGCGAGGGTGAACAGGGCCAGCGTGACTTTCTTGAACTGACTTTGAGACATGACAGGCACTTCGTGGAAAGCCTCGACAAACTGCTCCTCATCGACCTCGAGCAGCCGGGCGTACTCCCGCATTTGCTCGTCGGTCTGGCTCCCGTCGCGGACCTGGCCGATCAGGAAATTGGCGAGGTGCCTGCCGCCGACCGAGATGCCGGCGCCGGCGCCCCAGAGCCCAGCGCTCAGGCAGGGACGGACAGTCGGGACTTTCACGCAGTCACGGCCGAGCATGGAATCGGAATGCATGCACTTGGCGCGCCCGACCTCGCTCCGGCGGATGGTTTCGGAGCAGAGACGGCAGAAATTGCCCGGCTTGGTTATTGGGGTCCCGTCGGGGTGGGTGATGAGCGCCGCCACTCCGGTCGCCTCAGCGAAAGTGTCCTGGAGATATTGAAGGTCTTTGATGTCGAACAGGTCCTCAAGTGTAATGCCCTCCAGGCTGTCCGTGGGTTGAATCAACGCCCGCATGCGCTTTTCCAGCGCCTCATCCTCCCGCTTGCGTTCGGTGATATCCACGGCCAGGCAGAGGATGGCTTCTTTCTCACCCCACTCAACCCGCTTGGCGTTGATGAACAGCGGCAGGATAGACCCGTCCTTGCGGTGATGGTTGATTTCGAAAGCGGTTTCTCCCTGTTCCCGGACCGTTTTCAACCTTGATTCGCATAGACTGGCGTTATCGGTTGTGTTCAGATCGCTCAATCTGAGAGAGGAGAACTCTCGCTCGCTGTAGCCATAGTATTCCAGAGTCCGTCTGTTGAAGTACAGGCAACGGCCCTGGAGGTCGTGCACCATTACGGCGACAGGGGCGGCTTCCAGCAAGGCTGAGGTGTCCCGGATGTCCTGCAGGAATGAATTCGGTTTGCACTCATCCGAGTGGGCTGGTTCCTGGCGTTTCCTCAGGCAGGAAAGTTCTTTTTCCAATTCCTCGATGCGCTGGAGCAGAATGGCAGTATCCAGTGACTCGGT comes from bacterium and encodes:
- a CDS encoding PAS domain S-box protein, whose product is MKNAMTESLDTAILLQRIEELEKELSCLRKRQEPAHSDECKPNSFLQDIRDTSALLEAAPVAVMVHDLQGRCLYFNRRTLEYYGYSEREFSSLRLSDLNTTDNASLCESRLKTVREQGETAFEINHHRKDGSILPLFINAKRVEWGEKEAILCLAVDITERKREDEALEKRMRALIQPTDSLEGITLEDLFDIKDLQYLQDTFAEATGVAALITHPDGTPITKPGNFCRLCSETIRRSEVGRAKCMHSDSMLGRDCVKVPTVRPCLSAGLWGAGAGISVGGRHLANFLIGQVRDGSQTDEQMREYARLLEVDEEQFVEAFHEVPVMSQSQFKKVTLALFTLASQLSKHAYQNVLQARFINERKRAEQALRESEERYRLLIESQQDLIVKIDLEGRFLYVNPAFCKLFGQKPEELIGAAYKPLVHPDDLQQMEDNLPSSLHQGSFEARARTVDGWRWLSWTTKAIQDETGKITSLIGTGRDITERMQALEAIKLNEARLESLLRINQYPAESLPGLLDFALDEAIALTGSQTGYIYFYDEARNEFSLNTWAGGAGQQTSAAEPRLFGQMIETGLLNRVVQQRQALVLNNNGAPGLAVSEGFNAPGRLHNFLAIPVISEGRIAAVVGVADKQNDYDDSDIRQLTLMMDAVWKIVLRKQAEQEKEKLQVQLAQAQKMESIGRLAGGVAHDFNNMLLVILGHTELALTQVAPDQPLHGELHEILKAAERSSALTQQLLAFARKQTVTPRILDLNETVKGVLNMLKRLIGEDVDLVWVPGKELWPVRFDPSQIDQILANLCINARDAIADTGRIVIEAKNVTLDELYCAGHSGYTPGDYVCLSVSDNGRGMSRETMKNLFEPFFTTKEVGKGTGLGLATVYGIVNQNNSFINVYSEPGQGTTFNIYMARHFGEIRIKPEESPAAAEPPGDRTILLVEDEPAILNLTTTMLERLGYTVLAVSSPAAAINLAKHYTGGIHLLMTDVVMPGMNGRDLVKHLSPIYPDLKHLFMSGYTANVIAHHGVLDRGVHFLQKPFSMRELAAKVRETLEEAD